A genomic stretch from Pararhizobium sp. IMCC21322 includes:
- a CDS encoding pyruvate dehydrogenase complex E1 component subunit beta — MEEGTLSKWLKKEGDAVSSGDVIAEIETDKATMEVESIDEGTIGKIFVAEGTENVKVNARIAVILEDGESADSISESGSSSSGDSSDSAESEEKSEEPEQQMETGAPVPAEPKASKVPSDPDIPDGTPMVSTTVREALRDAMAEEMRRDEDVFVMGEEVAEYQGAYKITQGLLQEFGADRVIDTPITEHGFAGLGVGAAMAGLRPVVEFMTFNFAMQAIDHIINSAAKTLYMSGGQMGAPIVFRGPNGAAARVGAQHSHDYAAWYSNVPGLKVVMPYSAADAKGLLKAAIRDPNPIVFLENEILYGQSFDVPDIEDLVLPIGKARIARTGTDVTIVSFGIGMTYALKAAEELSAMGVEAEIIDLRTIRPMDVDTIIESVKKTGRCVAVEEGFPQSGVGSEIVAQLMEKAFDFLDAPVLRICGKDVPMPYAANLEKLALPNVGEVIDAVKAVTYTD, encoded by the coding sequence ATGGAAGAAGGCACACTTTCAAAATGGCTCAAGAAGGAAGGCGACGCCGTGTCATCCGGCGATGTCATTGCCGAGATTGAGACCGACAAGGCGACCATGGAAGTTGAATCCATTGATGAAGGTACCATTGGTAAGATCTTCGTCGCAGAAGGCACCGAGAATGTGAAGGTCAATGCGCGGATAGCGGTCATTCTGGAAGACGGCGAAAGCGCTGATTCAATTTCTGAATCGGGATCCTCCAGTTCTGGCGATTCCAGTGATTCAGCCGAGAGTGAAGAAAAGTCCGAGGAACCGGAGCAGCAAATGGAAACGGGCGCGCCCGTTCCCGCTGAGCCCAAAGCATCGAAAGTGCCATCTGATCCGGACATTCCGGACGGAACGCCTATGGTTTCAACCACAGTGCGTGAAGCCCTGCGTGATGCCATGGCCGAAGAAATGCGGCGGGATGAAGATGTCTTTGTGATGGGCGAGGAAGTCGCCGAATATCAGGGCGCTTACAAGATTACGCAGGGTCTGCTGCAGGAATTCGGTGCAGACCGCGTCATTGATACGCCCATTACCGAGCATGGCTTTGCCGGCCTCGGCGTCGGCGCTGCCATGGCTGGCTTGCGTCCGGTTGTTGAGTTCATGACCTTCAACTTTGCCATGCAAGCCATTGATCACATTATCAATTCTGCCGCCAAGACACTTTACATGTCGGGTGGTCAGATGGGTGCACCTATCGTGTTTCGTGGTCCAAATGGCGCGGCTGCGCGTGTTGGTGCTCAACACAGTCATGATTATGCGGCCTGGTATTCCAATGTCCCGGGCCTCAAAGTTGTAATGCCCTATTCAGCGGCAGACGCAAAAGGGTTGTTGAAAGCGGCCATTCGAGATCCAAACCCGATTGTCTTTTTGGAAAACGAAATCCTTTACGGGCAGTCCTTCGATGTCCCGGACATAGAAGACCTGGTGCTGCCAATCGGTAAGGCCCGCATTGCACGTACGGGAACTGACGTCACCATCGTATCCTTTGGGATTGGCATGACTTATGCGCTTAAGGCGGCGGAAGAGCTGTCAGCCATGGGCGTGGAAGCCGAGATCATTGACTTGCGCACAATTCGCCCGATGGATGTCGATACGATTATTGAATCGGTGAAGAAGACGGGTCGTTGCGTGGCGGTGGAAGAGGGCTTCCCACAATCGGGTGTCGGGTCTGAAATCGTCGCTCAATTGATGGAAAAGGCATTTGATTTCCTTGATGCACCGGTTCTGCGGATCTGTGGCAAGGATGTGCCAATGCCCTATGCAGCCAATCTGGAAAAACTCGCTTTGCCCAATGTTGGCGAAGTGATTGATGCAGTCAAAGCTGTCACCTACACCGACTGA
- a CDS encoding pyruvate dehydrogenase complex dihydrolipoamide acetyltransferase, with translation MPIDILMPALSPTMEEGNLVKWLVKEGDSVASGDVLAEIETDKATMEVESIDEGVIGKIFVEAGTEGVKVNARIAVILEEGEDESAISSEAPEAKAPAEAEKEKEKEKPAPAKSEAAPASAPAQSKSGSESSGRRVFSSPLARRLAKEGGIDIAAIKGSGPRNRVIKRDVEEAIANGGTTAAAQTEPAAKTAAASSSAPSGMSDDAILKLYADDSYELVPHDGMRKTIAARLTEAKQTIPHFYLTIDCDLDALLAMRSQLNAAAPKDADGKPAYKISVNDMVIKAHALSLRAVPEANVSWSAGGMLKHKHSDIGVAVSIPGGLITPIITRAEEKTLSTISSEMKDLAKRARDRKLQPQEYQGGTSAVSNLGMFGVKDFAAIVNPPHGSILAVGAGTQRAVIKDGAVAAATIMSVTLSTDHRAVDGALGAELMQAFKGFIENPMSMLV, from the coding sequence ATGCCAATTGATATTTTGATGCCGGCGCTGTCTCCAACCATGGAGGAGGGCAATCTGGTAAAATGGCTCGTTAAGGAAGGCGACAGCGTTGCTTCCGGCGATGTCCTTGCGGAAATTGAAACAGACAAAGCCACGATGGAGGTCGAGTCCATTGATGAAGGTGTCATCGGCAAGATATTCGTCGAGGCAGGCACTGAAGGCGTGAAAGTGAATGCCCGCATTGCGGTCATTCTGGAAGAGGGTGAGGACGAATCTGCGATTTCGTCCGAAGCTCCGGAGGCCAAGGCCCCAGCTGAAGCGGAAAAAGAAAAAGAAAAAGAAAAACCGGCACCAGCCAAGTCTGAAGCGGCACCGGCAAGCGCGCCTGCGCAGTCAAAGTCAGGGTCCGAAAGTAGTGGGCGCCGTGTGTTCTCCTCGCCTCTGGCACGTCGACTGGCAAAAGAAGGCGGCATCGACATTGCAGCCATAAAAGGATCAGGCCCCAGAAACCGTGTCATCAAACGTGACGTGGAAGAAGCCATTGCCAATGGCGGAACGACAGCTGCCGCGCAGACAGAACCAGCGGCAAAAACTGCCGCAGCGTCGTCTTCTGCACCATCAGGCATGTCGGATGATGCAATTTTGAAACTGTACGCAGACGATTCCTATGAGTTGGTTCCGCACGATGGCATGCGCAAAACGATTGCGGCGCGTTTGACGGAAGCCAAGCAAACGATTCCGCATTTCTACCTGACAATTGATTGCGATCTGGATGCATTGCTTGCAATGCGCAGTCAGCTGAATGCGGCTGCACCGAAGGATGCTGACGGCAAGCCTGCCTACAAGATTTCGGTCAATGATATGGTCATCAAGGCACATGCTCTGTCTCTGCGTGCCGTTCCCGAAGCGAATGTCTCGTGGAGCGCAGGCGGCATGCTGAAGCACAAGCATTCCGACATTGGAGTCGCCGTCTCTATTCCAGGCGGCCTGATCACACCCATTATTACCCGTGCAGAAGAAAAAACCCTGTCCACCATTTCCAGCGAAATGAAGGATCTGGCGAAACGGGCCAGGGACCGCAAGCTTCAGCCGCAGGAATATCAGGGCGGAACATCGGCGGTGTCAAACCTTGGCATGTTCGGCGTGAAGGACTTTGCCGCGATTGTAAATCCACCGCATGGATCAATCCTTGCTGTCGGCGCGGGCACACAGCGAGCCGTCATAAAAGATGGTGCTGTTGCTGCGGCAACAATCATGTCCGTCACGCTCTCTACCGATCACAGAGCAGTGGATGGCGCATTGGGTGCAGAACTGATGCAGGCGTTCAAGGGCTTCATTGAAAATCCAATGAGCATGCTGGTCTGA
- a CDS encoding YdcH family protein gives MSNTPHELAEEFPEHVKKIHDLKMNDGHFSRLFDEYHDVNKSIHRAETNIEPTDDVHMEDMRKKRMRLKDEIYGMLSA, from the coding sequence ATGAGCAACACACCGCATGAACTGGCAGAAGAATTTCCGGAACACGTTAAGAAAATTCATGATCTGAAGATGAATGACGGGCATTTCTCACGCCTGTTTGATGAATATCACGATGTAAACAAATCCATTCATCGTGCAGAGACGAATATTGAACCAACCGACGACGTCCATATGGAAGATATGCGCAAAAAACGCATGCGGTTGAAAGATGAAATTTATGGGATGCTGAGCGCCTAA
- the lpdA gene encoding dihydrolipoyl dehydrogenase, which translates to MANSYDLIVIGGGPGGYVAAIRASQLGLKTAVVEREHLGGICLNWGCIPTKALLRSAEVYHYMEHAKDYGLTADKFGFDIAAVVKRSRGVSGQLNGGVGFLLKKNKVDVIWGEAEITKPGEVKVGKPKKKAVEPQHPAPKGTLGEGTYSAKHIIVSTGARPRALPGIEPDGDLIWTYFEAMVPPSMPKSLVVMGSGAIGIEFASFYRTMGADVTVVELMPQVMPVEDAEISALARKRFEKQGMKILTEAKVTKVAKGKGSVTATVETKDGKTQEITAEKLISAVGVQGNIEGLGLEKLGIKTDRGCVVIDGFGNTNVPGIYAIGDVAGPPMLAHKAEHEGVICVEAIAGKKPHPMDKAMIPGCTYCNPQVASVGLTEAKAKEAGYKVKVGRFPFVGNGKAIALGEPDGLVKTVFDEKTGQLLGAHMVGAEVTELIQGYVVAMNLETTEEELMHTVFPHPTLSEMMHESVLDAYGRVIHS; encoded by the coding sequence GTGGCAAATTCCTATGATCTAATCGTGATTGGCGGCGGGCCGGGAGGCTATGTCGCCGCCATTCGCGCAAGCCAACTGGGTTTGAAAACAGCCGTTGTGGAGCGAGAGCATCTGGGCGGCATTTGCCTGAACTGGGGCTGTATTCCAACCAAAGCGCTTCTGCGATCAGCCGAAGTCTACCACTACATGGAGCATGCCAAGGATTATGGTCTGACGGCTGACAAATTCGGTTTCGATATCGCGGCCGTAGTCAAACGATCCCGTGGCGTATCTGGCCAGCTCAATGGCGGCGTTGGGTTTTTGCTGAAGAAAAACAAAGTGGACGTAATCTGGGGCGAAGCTGAAATTACCAAACCCGGTGAAGTGAAAGTTGGAAAGCCCAAGAAGAAGGCTGTCGAGCCACAGCATCCTGCGCCAAAGGGCACCTTGGGCGAGGGCACCTATTCAGCAAAGCACATCATTGTCTCTACAGGGGCTCGCCCGCGTGCGTTGCCAGGCATAGAACCGGATGGCGATCTGATTTGGACGTATTTCGAGGCCATGGTTCCGCCGTCCATGCCCAAATCCCTCGTCGTTATGGGGTCTGGTGCAATCGGCATAGAATTCGCATCCTTCTACCGCACCATGGGTGCAGACGTGACAGTCGTGGAATTGATGCCGCAGGTCATGCCTGTGGAAGACGCGGAAATATCGGCTCTTGCCAGAAAGCGTTTCGAAAAACAGGGTATGAAAATACTCACCGAAGCCAAAGTCACGAAGGTGGCAAAGGGCAAGGGTTCGGTGACGGCCACCGTTGAAACCAAAGATGGCAAGACGCAGGAAATCACAGCTGAAAAGCTGATTTCAGCTGTCGGTGTACAGGGTAATATCGAAGGGCTTGGCCTGGAAAAACTTGGCATCAAGACCGATAGAGGCTGCGTCGTCATTGATGGCTTTGGAAACACCAATGTCCCGGGCATTTACGCCATTGGCGACGTTGCCGGACCACCCATGCTCGCCCACAAGGCCGAGCATGAAGGGGTTATCTGTGTAGAAGCCATTGCCGGCAAGAAGCCACATCCAATGGACAAGGCCATGATTCCCGGCTGTACTTATTGCAACCCGCAGGTCGCATCTGTCGGATTGACCGAAGCCAAAGCCAAAGAAGCTGGTTACAAGGTCAAAGTCGGCCGCTTCCCATTTGTGGGCAACGGCAAGGCGATAGCTCTTGGCGAACCTGATGGGCTGGTAAAAACTGTATTCGATGAGAAAACCGGCCAATTGCTGGGTGCCCATATGGTGGGAGCCGAAGTGACGGAACTCATTCAGGGCTATGTGGTCGCCATGAATCTGGAAACAACTGAAGAAGAGCTGATGCATACCGTCTTCCCGCACCCTACATTGTCAGAAATGATGCATGAAAGTGTGTTGGATGCATACGGGCGTGTGATCCACAGCTAG
- the lipA gene encoding lipoyl synthase has protein sequence MVTLIDNSAERLSDKLAPTNQVTKQRHPEKAHKPDSDILRKPDWIRVKAPGTGRGSEVYKETKAIVTANNLVTVCQEAGCPNIGECWSKKHATMMIMGDTCTRACAFCNVRTGIPLPLDPNEPANVAEAVEKLGLNHVVITSVDRDDLDDGGAQHFADVIRAIRQQSPDTTIEILTPDFLRKEGALEIVVEAKPDVFNHNLETVASNYLTVRPGARYFHSIRLLQRVKELDPTIFTKSGIMVGLGEERNEVLQLMDDLRSAEVDFITIGQYLQPTRKHHRIVKFVTPEEFEAFETVAYSKGFLMVSSSPLTRSSHHAGEDFARLKTARASKLNNAA, from the coding sequence ATGGTTACTCTCATAGATAATTCCGCAGAGCGGCTTTCTGACAAGCTGGCACCGACGAACCAGGTGACAAAACAACGCCACCCGGAGAAGGCGCATAAACCGGATTCCGACATTCTGAGAAAACCTGACTGGATTCGGGTGAAAGCGCCGGGAACAGGTCGTGGCTCAGAGGTTTACAAGGAAACCAAGGCGATCGTGACTGCCAATAATCTGGTCACAGTCTGTCAGGAGGCAGGCTGTCCGAATATTGGTGAATGCTGGTCCAAAAAACACGCCACCATGATGATCATGGGCGATACCTGCACACGCGCCTGCGCTTTCTGCAATGTGCGCACGGGTATTCCGCTGCCGCTGGATCCTAATGAACCTGCCAATGTTGCCGAAGCCGTTGAAAAGCTTGGGCTGAACCATGTTGTGATCACCTCGGTTGATCGCGACGATCTGGATGATGGCGGCGCTCAGCATTTTGCTGACGTCATTCGTGCAATCCGGCAGCAAAGCCCAGACACCACAATCGAAATTCTGACACCTGACTTTCTGCGCAAAGAGGGCGCATTGGAAATTGTGGTGGAAGCAAAACCTGACGTTTTCAATCATAATCTGGAAACGGTCGCCTCCAACTATCTGACTGTGCGCCCTGGCGCGCGCTATTTCCATTCCATCCGGTTGTTGCAACGGGTCAAGGAATTGGACCCCACGATTTTCACCAAATCCGGCATCATGGTTGGCCTTGGGGAAGAGCGTAATGAGGTGTTGCAACTGATGGACGACTTGCGCTCTGCAGAAGTCGATTTTATCACCATCGGCCAGTATTTGCAGCCAACCCGCAAACACCATCGGATCGTGAAGTTTGTGACGCCAGAGGAATTTGAAGCCTTTGAGACAGTTGCCTATTCAAAAGGCTTTCTGATGGTTTCCTCCAGCCCACTGACGCGCTCGTCACATCATGCAGGCGAGGATTTTGCGCGCCTTAAAACGGCCCGGGCTTCCAAATTGAATAATGCTGCCTAG
- a CDS encoding type II toxin-antitoxin system RatA family toxin, whose translation MPKFETTRIVGHTAEQMFALVADIERYPEFVPLCQRLSVRGREKQSDGTEIMIADMSVAYGPVNETFVTRVILDFPNMLINATYLDGPFSHLDNLWQFENQQTGEANIASAVNFKIDYEFKSRTLGMLMGSMFDRAFRKFAEAFEARADKIYDTSSDKHV comes from the coding sequence TTGCCAAAGTTTGAGACCACACGGATTGTCGGCCACACGGCAGAGCAGATGTTTGCACTCGTTGCTGATATTGAACGCTATCCAGAGTTTGTACCTTTGTGTCAGCGCTTGTCCGTTCGTGGGCGTGAGAAACAATCTGACGGCACGGAAATCATGATTGCGGACATGTCGGTCGCCTATGGGCCCGTCAACGAGACGTTCGTGACGCGTGTCATCCTGGATTTTCCAAACATGTTGATAAATGCCACATATCTGGACGGACCGTTTTCCCATCTGGATAATCTTTGGCAATTTGAAAACCAGCAAACCGGAGAGGCTAATATCGCCTCGGCAGTCAATTTCAAAATCGACTATGAATTCAAATCACGCACATTAGGCATGCTGATGGGTTCCATGTTTGATCGGGCTTTTCGCAAATTTGCTGAAGCATTTGAAGCCAGAGCTGACAAGATTTACGATACGTCTTCGGATAAACACGTCTGA
- a CDS encoding CinA family protein: MTEKRLNEAATATLEACKTAGKMLATVESCTGGLIAASLTEIAGSSAVVEAGFVTYSNGAKSQLVGVPSSLVQAHGAVSKEVAIAMAEGGLWHCAADIVVSVTGVAGPAGGSDDKPVGTVHMACSVRGGKTRHVLQSYPDTGRSEIRIQTVLDALMLVQTCLSEDVS, encoded by the coding sequence ATGACCGAAAAGCGCCTCAATGAAGCTGCAACCGCTACACTGGAAGCCTGCAAAACTGCCGGAAAAATGCTTGCAACTGTTGAATCCTGCACCGGGGGGCTGATCGCCGCCAGTCTGACCGAAATCGCTGGGTCTTCAGCTGTCGTAGAAGCTGGGTTTGTGACCTATTCCAACGGTGCAAAGTCGCAACTGGTCGGTGTGCCATCAAGCCTGGTTCAGGCACATGGTGCGGTCAGCAAAGAGGTTGCGATTGCGATGGCCGAAGGCGGCTTGTGGCATTGTGCTGCAGATATTGTGGTGTCTGTGACCGGAGTTGCCGGTCCTGCTGGCGGGTCGGATGACAAGCCAGTTGGTACCGTCCATATGGCGTGTTCCGTTCGGGGCGGAAAGACCCGACATGTTTTGCAAAGCTATCCGGATACTGGGCGGTCCGAGATCAGAATTCAGACGGTTCTCGATGCGCTTATGCTGGTTCAGACGTGTTTATCCGAAGACGTATCGTAA
- a CDS encoding bifunctional 2-C-methyl-D-erythritol 4-phosphate cytidylyltransferase/2-C-methyl-D-erythritol 2,4-cyclodiphosphate synthase — MSDEQPVRVAVLIVGAGKGSRASEETEGIPKQFFPIAGKPLFQWTVDAFGAVPEVDHIACVVPEHTESAWLPKLAPDTDSTGFSTVIGGPSRQLSVLNGLHHLAAYPEQWDVVLVHDAARPFVSTRIIKSVINLATRHGGCIAAVPVVDSLKQGDSGSNWDENIVCISGSIRRDGIYQAQTPQGFDFKKLLDAHGRALDDGHRDCSDDSVIFETYCGAVVIAAGDRNNWKVTEPDDFETARLLMDARQKSFSVPDIRVGHGYDVHAFEAGDKVILCGVTLPHERALKGHSDADVGLHALTDAVLGALADGDIGSHFPPSDPKWKAASSDQFLAYAIALAGQRQATITHLDVTLVCETPKIGPHREIMRDRIAEITELERERISVKATTSERLGFTGRKEGISAFATATLVFQGS; from the coding sequence ATGAGTGATGAACAACCGGTTCGGGTTGCTGTTTTGATTGTTGGGGCGGGCAAGGGAAGTCGTGCTTCTGAGGAAACCGAGGGAATCCCAAAACAATTTTTCCCAATCGCCGGGAAACCTTTGTTTCAGTGGACGGTTGATGCGTTTGGTGCGGTGCCAGAAGTCGATCATATTGCCTGTGTTGTGCCCGAACACACAGAGAGTGCCTGGCTGCCAAAACTGGCTCCCGACACTGATTCCACAGGTTTTTCCACTGTTATCGGTGGCCCATCCCGACAATTGTCTGTGTTGAACGGGCTGCATCACCTGGCCGCATACCCTGAGCAATGGGATGTGGTGCTTGTGCATGATGCGGCGCGGCCTTTCGTATCAACCCGGATTATCAAAAGTGTTATCAATCTGGCCACCCGCCATGGCGGGTGTATTGCCGCAGTTCCCGTTGTCGACAGCCTGAAGCAAGGCGATAGCGGTTCGAACTGGGATGAGAACATTGTCTGTATTTCCGGCTCAATTCGTCGCGACGGCATTTATCAGGCTCAGACCCCTCAGGGGTTCGACTTCAAAAAACTCCTTGATGCCCATGGCAGGGCTTTGGATGATGGACACCGGGATTGTTCAGATGATTCTGTGATCTTCGAGACCTATTGCGGGGCTGTGGTTATCGCCGCTGGTGACCGTAACAACTGGAAAGTCACTGAGCCGGATGATTTCGAAACTGCGAGATTATTGATGGATGCAAGACAGAAGTCCTTTTCTGTGCCTGATATTCGGGTTGGTCATGGCTATGATGTTCACGCTTTTGAAGCCGGGGACAAGGTGATTCTGTGCGGCGTCACCCTGCCCCATGAGCGCGCCTTGAAAGGCCATTCAGACGCTGACGTCGGTTTGCACGCTCTGACAGATGCCGTTTTGGGTGCGCTGGCTGATGGCGATATCGGTTCGCATTTTCCGCCCAGTGATCCAAAATGGAAAGCTGCGTCTTCGGATCAATTTCTGGCCTACGCAATTGCTCTGGCTGGACAACGGCAGGCCACCATAACCCATCTGGATGTGACACTTGTGTGTGAGACGCCCAAAATTGGTCCGCATCGGGAAATCATGCGTGATCGCATTGCCGAAATTACGGAATTGGAACGTGAGCGCATCAGCGTCAAGGCCACAACCTCTGAGAGGCTGGGCTTCACGGGTCGCAAGGAAGGTATTTCTGCCTTTGCAACCGCAACACTTGTGTTTCAGGGGTCCTAA
- the dusB gene encoding tRNA dihydrouridine synthase DusB codes for MIPPICIGRHKIECPVYLAPMSGVSDLPFRRLAWRYGAGLVVSEMVACEALANKSREMATRARGEGVGIHVVQLAGREEKWMAEGAKIAADNGADILDINMGCPARKVTHGYSGSALMQDPDHALRLIEATVNATELPVCLKMRLGWDENSLNADEIARRAESAGIQLVTIHGRTRNQFYKGKADWPAIRRVSDSVRIPVIANGDIVALDQIETVLNLSGADGIMIGRGAYGRPWFPGYVTSRLSTNPKPLPEPSRDEKHALASEHYEAILSHYGIKVGIRAARKHLGWYLDDAGIGNSGLRKDILTGTDPQTVLKALDGAFSSAPETDEKLEIAA; via the coding sequence ATGATACCGCCCATTTGCATTGGACGCCATAAAATAGAGTGCCCTGTGTATCTCGCCCCCATGTCTGGTGTGTCAGATTTGCCATTTCGCCGTCTTGCGTGGCGGTACGGGGCTGGTCTGGTTGTCTCCGAAATGGTGGCCTGTGAAGCGCTGGCCAATAAAAGTCGCGAAATGGCCACCCGAGCTCGTGGTGAGGGCGTGGGCATTCACGTCGTGCAATTGGCAGGCCGCGAAGAAAAATGGATGGCTGAGGGCGCAAAAATTGCTGCTGACAATGGCGCCGACATATTGGATATCAATATGGGCTGTCCGGCACGCAAAGTAACCCATGGTTACTCAGGCTCAGCGCTCATGCAGGACCCTGATCATGCGCTCCGTCTGATTGAAGCAACTGTCAACGCAACAGAATTGCCGGTCTGTCTTAAAATGCGTTTGGGCTGGGATGAAAACAGCCTGAATGCCGATGAGATCGCACGGCGAGCCGAAAGTGCCGGAATTCAACTGGTGACAATCCACGGACGTACCAGAAATCAATTCTACAAGGGCAAGGCAGACTGGCCTGCGATTCGCCGGGTTTCGGACAGTGTGCGTATTCCTGTCATTGCCAATGGCGATATTGTTGCGTTGGATCAAATTGAAACCGTGCTGAACCTTTCTGGCGCGGACGGGATCATGATTGGTCGCGGAGCATATGGCAGACCATGGTTCCCTGGCTATGTAACGAGCCGCCTGTCCACCAACCCAAAACCGTTGCCGGAACCATCACGGGATGAAAAACACGCGCTGGCCTCCGAGCATTACGAAGCAATTCTGTCTCACTACGGCATCAAGGTTGGCATTCGCGCGGCACGCAAGCACCTTGGCTGGTATCTGGACGATGCCGGCATAGGCAATTCGGGCCTTCGCAAGGACATCCTGACAGGCACAGATCCTCAAACCGTTCTGAAGGCACTTGATGGCGCTTTCTCATCGGCACCCGAAACCGACGAGAAACTGGAAATCGCAGCATGA